The following are encoded together in the Armatimonadota bacterium genome:
- a CDS encoding ATP-binding protein: MIKEIKAQELDPERFISEKVKEIRDIVGDGMAINALSGGVDSSTVTMLGHIALGDRLKTVFIDNGIMRENEPQNVQSLFRELGVKVDIVDARDEFFTALKGITDPEEKREAITQTFYKKVFGRIVKESGAKYLLQGTILTDVDETVAGIKRQHNVFEQLGIDPQSAFGYKIIEPLIQLRKDGVRKLAEALGLPAKVYERIPFPGPALAARVIGEVTPERIETVRKATAIVERLLIETGAFQYMAILHEDKVTGIRDGKREFGQQIEIRCWDSVDARTATPTRLSFDILEKLAFEITSKVPGVVSVTYNITPKPPSTIEAV, translated from the coding sequence ATGATCAAGGAAATCAAAGCGCAGGAACTCGATCCCGAGCGCTTCATAAGTGAAAAGGTCAAAGAGATTAGAGATATAGTAGGCGACGGTATGGCAATCAACGCTCTTTCAGGAGGCGTAGATTCGTCAACAGTCACTATGCTAGGACACATTGCCTTAGGCGACCGACTAAAAACAGTTTTCATTGATAACGGCATTATGCGCGAAAATGAACCACAAAATGTGCAAAGCCTATTTCGCGAACTTGGAGTAAAGGTTGACATAGTCGACGCTCGAGATGAGTTCTTCACAGCCCTCAAAGGAATTACCGATCCAGAAGAAAAACGTGAAGCGATCACTCAGACCTTTTATAAAAAGGTATTCGGCCGAATTGTGAAGGAAAGCGGGGCAAAATACTTGCTCCAAGGCACGATTCTAACCGATGTTGATGAAACGGTTGCAGGCATCAAACGCCAGCACAATGTCTTCGAGCAACTTGGCATTGACCCACAATCAGCATTTGGCTATAAAATCATCGAGCCACTCATCCAACTCAGAAAAGATGGGGTTCGCAAGCTAGCAGAAGCATTGGGACTGCCAGCCAAGGTATATGAGCGCATTCCATTCCCAGGTCCTGCATTAGCTGCGCGCGTTATTGGCGAGGTTACGCCCGAGCGTATTGAAACTGTAAGAAAAGCGACGGCCATTGTCGAGCGCCTGCTAATAGAAACTGGTGCGTTTCAATATATGGCTATTCTCCATGAGGATAAGGTTACAGGCATTCGAGATGGGAAGCGCGAATTTGGCCAGCAAATAGAAATTCGATGTTGGGACAGCGTTGACGCGCGAACCGCCACTCCTACAAGACTCTCCTTTGACATACTGGAGAAACTAGCCTTTGAAATCACAAGCAAGGTGCCAGGCGTGGTGAGCGTAACATACAACATTACGCCGAAACCACCTTCCACTATTGAGGCAGTTTGA
- a CDS encoding glutamine--tRNA ligase/YqeY domain fusion protein: MKEKKEISSDSPTDFIREAIIEDLRSGRFDHVHTRFPPEPNAYLHIGHAKAVWINYGIAQEFGGLFNLRFDDTNPATEEKEFVDAIIEDVRWLGVDWGDRLFFASDYFEQMYEWAIELIKKGKAYVCDLSAEELSRTRGTPTEPGIESPYRNRSVEENLDLFKRMRAGEFPDGARTLRAKIDMSSPNMNLRDPVMYRIMHKTHHRQGNKWCIYPMYDWAHGLEDSIEGITHSLCSLEYENHRPLYDWFLDQLGIYHPRQIEFARLNLSYTVMSKRRFIELVNGGYVNGYDDPRLPTLAGLRRRGYTPEAIREFCRRIGVAKTESVVDIAVLEDCIRDDLNKRAERRMAVMNPLKVVLVNYPENQVEELDVINNPEDPSSGTRKVPFSRELYIERDDFREEPPPKFFRLAPGREVRLRNAYFIKCEKVVKDKNGEVKELHCTYDPATRGGDAPDGRKVKATLHWVSARHAVQAEARLYDHLFLKPDPDDVEPGQSYLSNLNPNSLVVTDCFVEPSVVGSEPGTKYQFERIGYFCVDKDSTPERLVFNRTVTLRDTWAKIEKSLKTGS; this comes from the coding sequence ATGAAGGAAAAAAAAGAAATATCTAGCGACAGTCCGACCGACTTTATCCGGGAGGCTATAATAGAGGACCTTCGTAGCGGGCGGTTTGACCACGTTCATACTCGATTTCCTCCTGAGCCGAATGCCTATTTGCATATCGGCCATGCTAAGGCTGTATGGATTAACTATGGCATTGCGCAAGAGTTTGGGGGGCTTTTTAACCTCAGGTTCGATGATACCAATCCAGCAACAGAAGAGAAAGAATTTGTGGATGCCATTATAGAGGATGTTCGTTGGCTGGGCGTGGATTGGGGCGATCGCTTGTTTTTTGCTTCGGACTACTTTGAGCAGATGTATGAATGGGCAATTGAACTTATAAAAAAAGGCAAGGCATATGTTTGCGATCTTTCTGCAGAGGAGCTTAGCAGAACGCGAGGTACTCCAACAGAGCCTGGTATCGAGAGCCCCTACCGTAATCGCAGTGTTGAAGAGAACCTCGACCTCTTCAAGCGCATGCGGGCGGGTGAATTCCCTGATGGTGCGCGCACGTTGCGGGCGAAGATTGACATGTCTTCGCCAAACATGAACTTGCGCGACCCAGTTATGTATCGGATTATGCACAAAACCCACCACCGCCAGGGAAATAAATGGTGCATTTATCCCATGTATGACTGGGCTCATGGCCTCGAAGACTCAATCGAGGGAATTACCCATTCCCTATGCTCACTGGAATACGAAAATCATCGCCCGCTTTATGATTGGTTCCTTGACCAATTGGGGATTTATCATCCGCGGCAAATCGAATTTGCGCGCCTTAATCTCTCTTATACCGTTATGAGCAAGCGGCGGTTTATTGAGCTTGTAAACGGCGGCTATGTAAATGGATATGATGACCCTCGGCTGCCAACGCTGGCCGGGCTTCGAAGACGTGGCTATACACCCGAAGCAATTCGGGAGTTCTGCAGGAGGATTGGGGTTGCCAAAACCGAGAGCGTAGTTGATATTGCCGTTTTGGAGGATTGCATTCGAGATGATCTTAATAAACGCGCAGAGCGGCGGATGGCGGTAATGAATCCGCTCAAGGTTGTTTTGGTTAATTATCCTGAGAATCAGGTTGAGGAGCTAGATGTTATCAACAACCCAGAAGACCCTAGCTCTGGAACTCGCAAAGTACCGTTCTCGCGCGAACTTTATATCGAGCGCGATGACTTCCGCGAAGAGCCGCCACCAAAATTCTTCCGATTAGCGCCTGGACGTGAGGTAAGGCTTCGAAACGCTTATTTCATCAAGTGTGAAAAGGTTGTCAAAGATAAAAATGGCGAAGTAAAGGAGTTGCACTGCACGTATGACCCAGCTACTCGCGGCGGAGATGCTCCCGACGGCCGCAAGGTGAAAGCAACGCTGCATTGGGTTTCTGCTCGGCATGCTGTCCAAGCTGAGGCAAGGCTCTATGACCACTTGTTCCTAAAGCCTGATCCAGATGATGTGGAGCCTGGGCAAAGTTATTTATCAAACCTTAATCCAAATTCGCTTGTAGTGACCGATTGCTTTGTTGAACCTAGCGTTGTTGGTTCGGAACCCGGTACGAAATACCAATTTGAGCGCATAGGATACTTTTGCGTAGACAAGGATTCTACTCCGGAGAGGTTGGTTTTCAATCGCACGGTTACACTTCGCGATACGTGGGCGAAAATCGAAAAGTCGCTAAAGACAGGGAGTTGA
- a CDS encoding phosphatidate cytidylyltransferase has translation MIMRFVSGIIGIPLMILSLLVWNGTPFILAIGLLSLLGLNEFYRGVRRTGAEPQEWLGVGCVILFLFAARERFNPPVILIPGVLTFFIISSLSIELLKRDRAPIRNLGVTYLGVIYVGWLFSYLVALQSIPGKTQMKITGFEVPWGAWLVLFVVFAAWAADTGAYLIGRKWGYHKMTPVLSPGKSWEGAFAGITWSVAMCVVMGLLVSMPWVHILVLGVSIALVSLVGDLVESSLKRELGLKDFGSILPGHGGILDRFDGLFFAAPFFYYYITLVMKF, from the coding sequence ATGATTATGCGTTTTGTCAGCGGGATTATTGGCATCCCGCTGATGATTCTCTCGCTTCTTGTATGGAATGGAACACCCTTCATCTTAGCTATTGGATTGCTTTCGCTGCTAGGCTTGAACGAGTTCTACCGAGGTGTGCGCAGGACCGGCGCCGAACCCCAGGAATGGCTTGGCGTTGGGTGTGTAATACTTTTCCTTTTTGCCGCACGAGAGAGGTTCAATCCACCTGTGATTTTAATACCAGGCGTTTTGACCTTCTTTATAATTTCCAGCTTGTCCATTGAGCTCTTAAAACGCGACCGGGCCCCGATTCGGAATCTTGGTGTGACATACCTGGGAGTAATCTATGTCGGCTGGCTGTTCTCCTATCTAGTGGCTCTCCAAAGCATCCCAGGAAAAACCCAAATGAAAATCACTGGCTTCGAGGTTCCATGGGGAGCATGGCTTGTACTATTTGTTGTTTTTGCAGCATGGGCGGCGGATACTGGAGCATACTTGATAGGTCGAAAATGGGGTTATCATAAAATGACACCAGTTCTAAGCCCCGGGAAAAGCTGGGAGGGTGCATTTGCTGGCATCACATGGTCTGTCGCTATGTGCGTGGTTATGGGGCTACTCGTCTCAATGCCTTGGGTCCACATTTTGGTACTTGGCGTTAGCATCGCACTCGTAAGCTTGGTTGGCGACTTGGTAGAATCGTCCTTGAAGCGCGAACTTGGACTCAAAGACTTCGGCAGCATCCTACCGGGCCATGGGGGAATTCTTGACCGCTTTGATGGCCTTTTCTTTGCGGCTCCGTTCTTCTATTACTACATCACGCTTGTTATGAAATTTTAG
- a CDS encoding GerMN domain-containing protein, with protein MKGMRFPFHLILPLTLFLSLLLGGACQSGTVYFLSQDGSMVGINDPAIADPISALSALAAGPEMVYGAGGLGSAIPRGTKIKGMNIEGDTVIVDFSEEVLAGLDEARLEAIFKQTKATVEQFIPRKSIRLTVNGELMSNFLPPAPEIEPAGTTEPTGEVGIQSLSGRSITLSPGHGIYWNGSGWYTARPVYCAPLDQEDFHNLTYSIYLKSYLEADGMLVKMVRCTDKNYGTCPLSNQDWWKMGASYWLQHVGYPCSVYASYTGDCTLGTGASESSDDIRARPLASDYDNTNIYISLHTNGYQGDCYGTTCPTGTITYYDCSAEHAAWCNVSQNLANAVHDSLISTIRNEIGDSGWVDRGKADSNGAYGEIRIPDRAAILIELAFHDTCDLDAIRLRDSFWTSGAMWGIYKGICQYFGTTPTWGFYSSEYVSDTIPSQMAPGEVRQVSITLRNRGVVWSEAKAFRLGAVDDSDPFTTQTRHTITGEVNPGDTYTWTFTLTAPTTPGNYITDWRMVRDGVTWFGATVQKSIQVGGEPDTQPPSVPQNLAAVPVLPTQVNLTWSASTDNVGVVGYKIYRNNSQIGVSTTTSYSDTTCSSNTTYTYEVTAYDGALNESGRSAPAVVTTPATTDFIIDNPDATFTGTWSTGTMSVDKYGSDYRYIGTQTTETGTATWRPNIQLAGYYDVYCWYPQGSNRTTKAPYTVYWNGGSQLVEVNQQTNGGRWNILVSSKPFATGTGGYLRLGNATGESSLVVMADAARFLKVGDIDSQPPSVPTDLTATVVSKTRVDLSWTASTDNVGVAGYKIYRNGAQIGIAAATSYSDTTCSPNTSYTYTVSAYDAAGNESAQSAPAYATTPGVQTKNYAPTSITLTKGSVASGSVSNLASNDSSYLVINSAKQGQNQIIDWYSSVSIAEAPGSVTKLSITFDGKLSTSLNQKLYLYNWSTSSWVEIDSRTVGNSDVTITWSTTSPASYISASGEIRLRQYTTVKSTSHSSSTDFVQFSIEY; from the coding sequence ATGAAAGGCATGCGTTTTCCATTCCACCTTATTTTGCCCCTGACCCTTTTTCTAAGCTTGCTCTTAGGAGGAGCGTGCCAATCAGGCACGGTGTATTTCTTGAGCCAGGACGGTTCAATGGTCGGCATCAATGACCCTGCAATAGCGGATCCAATCTCCGCTCTAAGCGCACTTGCCGCAGGGCCTGAGATGGTATACGGTGCTGGCGGGCTAGGTTCAGCGATCCCAAGGGGTACGAAAATCAAAGGCATGAATATTGAGGGGGACACGGTAATCGTGGACTTCTCCGAAGAAGTGCTAGCGGGGCTTGACGAAGCCAGATTAGAGGCAATCTTCAAGCAAACCAAGGCAACAGTGGAGCAGTTCATCCCTAGAAAGAGCATAAGGCTCACAGTCAATGGAGAACTTATGTCGAACTTCCTGCCGCCTGCGCCCGAAATCGAGCCTGCTGGAACGACTGAGCCTACTGGCGAAGTCGGCATTCAATCGCTTAGCGGACGGAGCATAACGCTTTCACCAGGCCACGGTATATACTGGAATGGCAGTGGTTGGTATACAGCCCGTCCCGTCTACTGTGCGCCACTTGACCAGGAGGACTTCCATAACCTTACTTACTCAATATATCTGAAGTCTTACCTCGAAGCCGACGGCATGCTTGTCAAGATGGTTCGTTGTACAGACAAGAACTACGGTACTTGTCCGCTTTCCAATCAGGATTGGTGGAAAATGGGTGCTTCCTACTGGCTTCAGCATGTAGGATATCCGTGTAGTGTATATGCTAGCTATACTGGCGACTGCACGCTGGGAACCGGCGCCAGCGAGTCGAGCGACGATATACGTGCGAGGCCACTTGCCTCAGACTATGACAACACGAACATTTACATTTCCCTCCACACGAATGGCTATCAAGGTGACTGCTATGGCACAACATGCCCGACAGGCACGATTACCTACTATGATTGCTCCGCCGAGCATGCCGCTTGGTGCAATGTCAGCCAAAATCTTGCTAATGCGGTTCACGATAGTCTAATATCCACAATCCGCAATGAAATCGGTGACTCGGGATGGGTAGACCGAGGAAAGGCTGACTCGAACGGAGCATATGGCGAAATCCGAATCCCAGATAGGGCGGCGATTCTCATTGAGTTAGCCTTCCATGACACTTGCGACCTCGATGCTATTAGGCTGAGGGATTCGTTCTGGACTTCAGGCGCTATGTGGGGAATCTACAAAGGCATCTGTCAGTATTTCGGAACAACTCCTACCTGGGGTTTCTATTCGTCGGAATATGTGAGCGACACTATACCCTCCCAAATGGCGCCCGGAGAAGTCAGACAAGTCAGTATTACGCTCCGCAATAGGGGAGTAGTTTGGTCGGAGGCAAAGGCATTTAGGCTTGGTGCAGTTGATGATTCCGACCCATTTACAACCCAAACCCGCCATACTATAACAGGTGAGGTGAACCCGGGCGATACATACACCTGGACGTTCACTTTGACGGCACCGACTACACCTGGTAACTACATCACCGATTGGCGGATGGTTCGCGATGGCGTAACATGGTTTGGCGCAACTGTTCAAAAGTCAATCCAAGTGGGTGGTGAACCAGACACCCAGCCGCCAAGCGTCCCGCAGAACCTTGCCGCTGTGCCAGTTTTGCCCACTCAGGTAAATCTTACGTGGAGCGCCTCGACCGACAATGTAGGCGTTGTTGGCTACAAAATCTATAGGAATAACTCCCAAATCGGTGTGAGCACAACCACTAGTTACTCCGACACAACATGCTCATCGAATACAACCTATACCTATGAAGTAACGGCTTATGACGGTGCCCTGAACGAGTCTGGGAGAAGCGCTCCGGCAGTCGTGACTACTCCCGCGACTACCGATTTCATTATTGACAATCCTGACGCTACGTTCACTGGGACATGGTCTACTGGCACAATGTCTGTGGATAAATATGGGTCGGATTACCGTTATATAGGCACGCAGACAACCGAGACAGGCACAGCTACTTGGAGGCCAAACATTCAGTTGGCTGGTTACTATGATGTCTACTGCTGGTATCCGCAGGGAAGCAACCGTACCACAAAGGCACCGTATACTGTGTATTGGAACGGCGGCTCCCAGCTGGTTGAGGTTAATCAACAGACGAACGGCGGCCGCTGGAACATTTTGGTCAGCTCCAAACCGTTTGCTACTGGAACTGGCGGCTACCTGAGACTTGGCAATGCTACAGGCGAGAGCAGTCTGGTGGTCATGGCTGACGCGGCGAGGTTCTTGAAAGTCGGTGATATAGATTCCCAGCCACCGAGTGTGCCGACAGACCTGACTGCCACGGTGGTGTCCAAGACCCGTGTTGATCTCTCGTGGACTGCTTCCACGGACAATGTAGGAGTTGCTGGCTATAAAATCTACCGAAATGGTGCTCAGATTGGTATCGCAGCTGCGACTAGCTATTCAGACACCACTTGCTCGCCGAATACCAGCTATACCTATACTGTTAGCGCTTATGATGCGGCGGGCAACGAATCGGCTCAAAGCGCCCCAGCCTATGCAACTACACCTGGCGTCCAGACCAAGAACTATGCGCCCACATCAATCACGCTTACAAAAGGCAGTGTGGCCTCGGGTTCTGTAAGCAACTTAGCCTCAAATGATTCCTCATATCTGGTGATTAACTCTGCAAAGCAGGGTCAAAACCAGATTATTGATTGGTACAGCAGTGTCTCGATAGCGGAGGCACCCGGTAGCGTAACGAAGCTTAGCATCACATTTGATGGTAAGCTCTCCACCTCTTTGAATCAAAAGCTGTACCTTTACAATTGGTCTACCTCGTCATGGGTGGAGATAGATAGCAGAACGGTAGGCAATAGTGATGTCACCATAACTTGGAGCACAACTTCGCCAGCGAGTTATATCTCGGCTTCAGGTGAGATCAGACTGCGGCAGTATACCACTGTCAAGAGCACTTCTCACTCCAGCTCGACGGACTTCGTCCAGTTTAGCATCGAGTACTAA
- a CDS encoding diacylglycerol kinase family lipid kinase — MSTVLIYNPTAGRSHSRLFRRGLEQAIREHGLECEIKSTAKPGDATIFARQAAEKGAKLIIAAGGDGTINEVVTGMAGSGSTLGILPLGTVNVLARELGIPLKINKAVKTILQGHVKNIDIGVANSRCFVLMAGFGFDAEVVANIVQPLKDLIGATAYVLKGLETLARYKATKFTLEMPDNRYSGLAYVVVVANSPTYTYKLKIAPYGSHDDGLLDVLVFEQPVTFKLGFLRQILELFMQKHVYNKNIRYFKTTSVIVRSEPDTMVQLDGDSFGKTPVAVSISPHALPVLVP; from the coding sequence ATGAGCACCGTTCTTATTTACAATCCAACCGCAGGCCGAAGCCATTCAAGGCTGTTTAGAAGAGGATTAGAGCAAGCCATTCGAGAACACGGCTTGGAATGCGAAATCAAGTCAACAGCCAAGCCAGGTGATGCGACGATTTTTGCGCGTCAGGCGGCAGAAAAGGGCGCAAAGCTAATAATTGCAGCCGGCGGGGACGGAACAATTAACGAAGTTGTCACTGGAATGGCCGGTTCAGGCTCTACTCTGGGTATTCTACCTCTTGGCACTGTCAATGTTCTTGCCCGCGAGCTTGGAATTCCACTAAAAATCAATAAAGCCGTTAAAACTATCCTTCAAGGGCATGTCAAGAACATAGACATTGGCGTCGCAAACAGCAGATGCTTTGTACTGATGGCAGGTTTCGGATTTGATGCAGAAGTAGTCGCAAACATCGTTCAGCCGCTTAAAGACCTCATAGGCGCTACAGCATATGTGCTTAAAGGTCTCGAAACCCTTGCAAGGTACAAGGCAACGAAATTCACCCTTGAAATGCCAGATAACCGCTATTCGGGCTTGGCATACGTGGTGGTGGTTGCAAACTCCCCGACTTATACATACAAGCTAAAAATTGCACCATATGGGTCGCATGACGATGGTCTCCTAGATGTCCTTGTTTTCGAGCAACCAGTAACGTTCAAATTGGGGTTTTTGCGCCAAATTCTTGAACTATTCATGCAAAAACATGTTTATAACAAAAACATCCGTTACTTTAAGACAACAAGCGTGATTGTGCGTTCAGAACCGGACACAATGGTTCAACTTGACGGCGATTCTTTTGGCAAAACCCCAGTAGCAGTCTCCATCTCTCCACACGCCCTTCCTGTCCTTGTTCCCTAG
- the glmS gene encoding glutamine--fructose-6-phosphate transaminase (isomerizing) encodes MCGIVGFIGSRNCVSSLLDQLSKLEYRGYDSAGIAVVADHSLKVVKTVGKIKDLRQIVGDLSGNLGICHTRWATHGAPSTPNSHPHTSCEGDIAVVHNGIVENYLELREKLTKEGHVFKSETDTETIAHLVEKHYKGDLLEAVREAVKEIEGSYAIGVIHKDHPDILVAARKDSPLIVGIGKGENYIASDIPALLGHTREFMVLEDGDLALLTKDNITLTSVSGAPVKREVLQITWDANAAEKGGYEHFMIKEIHEQPAVIKEALRGRLTADDTVSLEETKLTPEQLKRFNRIYIVACGTAYYAGCVGKYFFEKVLGVPVEVDLASEFRYRGPILDDKSLVIAISQSGETADTLAAVRLAKKFGSTTVAVVNVIGSSLYRECDSILYTRAGPEICVASTKAYITQIIGLYLMGIYLARARGTMSLEQEKEYVRELRKLPEVAERALQTEDQIKEIAKALAPQEHAYFLGRGLDYAVGLEGALKLKEISYIHAEAYAAGEMKHGPLALITKGTWVIVPVTQEHVREKTISNIKEMQARGATILALLKEGDPDLSHVVDYVVWVPKVHDLFMPVPTMIPLQLLAYWTSQILNREIDQPRNLAKSVTVE; translated from the coding sequence ATGTGTGGAATTGTTGGATTTATTGGAAGCAGGAACTGCGTATCATCCTTGCTTGACCAACTTTCAAAGCTAGAGTACAGAGGTTATGACTCGGCAGGCATTGCAGTTGTGGCAGACCATTCTTTGAAAGTCGTCAAGACCGTCGGAAAGATCAAAGATCTCCGACAAATTGTTGGCGATTTAAGCGGAAATTTAGGAATCTGCCACACTCGGTGGGCAACTCATGGTGCACCATCAACTCCAAACTCACATCCCCATACAAGCTGCGAAGGCGACATTGCAGTTGTCCACAACGGCATCGTAGAGAACTACCTTGAACTGCGAGAAAAGCTCACAAAAGAGGGACATGTCTTCAAATCTGAGACTGACACAGAAACAATCGCCCACCTAGTCGAAAAGCACTACAAGGGCGATCTTCTCGAAGCCGTTCGAGAGGCTGTAAAAGAGATAGAAGGATCATACGCAATAGGCGTCATTCACAAAGACCATCCTGACATCTTGGTAGCAGCTCGGAAAGATAGTCCGCTAATCGTCGGCATAGGGAAAGGCGAAAACTACATTGCCTCAGACATTCCAGCGCTTCTTGGCCATACCCGCGAATTCATGGTACTAGAAGACGGCGACCTAGCCCTCCTAACGAAGGATAATATCACACTTACTTCTGTTTCAGGGGCTCCGGTCAAGCGCGAGGTATTGCAGATTACGTGGGACGCCAACGCCGCGGAAAAAGGCGGCTACGAACACTTCATGATAAAGGAGATACATGAGCAACCAGCGGTCATCAAAGAAGCCTTGCGAGGTAGACTAACCGCTGACGACACCGTGAGTCTTGAAGAAACAAAACTCACACCCGAACAACTTAAGAGGTTCAACCGCATTTACATTGTTGCATGCGGGACTGCGTACTATGCGGGTTGCGTGGGAAAATACTTCTTTGAGAAAGTACTTGGCGTGCCAGTTGAAGTTGATTTGGCATCCGAATTCCGATATCGCGGCCCAATACTTGACGACAAAAGCTTGGTAATCGCTATAAGCCAATCTGGTGAGACCGCGGATACGCTAGCTGCGGTTCGTCTAGCTAAAAAGTTTGGCTCTACAACTGTGGCAGTTGTAAACGTAATCGGAAGCTCGTTATATAGGGAATGCGACAGTATTCTTTATACTCGCGCGGGGCCTGAAATCTGCGTTGCATCAACAAAAGCATACATTACTCAGATAATCGGCCTCTACCTGATGGGTATCTACCTTGCCCGCGCAAGAGGCACAATGTCTCTAGAACAAGAGAAGGAATACGTCAGAGAACTGCGAAAGCTCCCTGAAGTAGCTGAGAGAGCATTGCAGACCGAAGACCAGATAAAGGAAATTGCAAAGGCACTGGCTCCTCAGGAACACGCTTACTTCCTTGGTCGCGGCCTGGACTACGCAGTTGGTTTGGAAGGTGCGCTCAAACTTAAAGAAATTTCCTATATTCATGCCGAGGCATACGCCGCCGGCGAGATGAAACATGGCCCACTTGCATTGATTACAAAAGGCACTTGGGTAATAGTCCCGGTAACCCAAGAGCATGTCCGCGAGAAAACAATCTCGAACATCAAGGAAATGCAAGCTAGGGGTGCAACCATCCTAGCGCTTCTCAAGGAAGGTGATCCCGACCTGAGCCATGTTGTTGACTATGTGGTCTGGGTGCCAAAGGTACACGACCTATTCATGCCTGTGCCAACTATGATTCCACTTCAGTTGCTTGCATACTGGACATCCCAAATATTGAATCGCGAGATTGACCAGCCTAGGAATCTGGCAAAGAGCGTGACAGTAGAATAA